One window of Triticum dicoccoides isolate Atlit2015 ecotype Zavitan chromosome 5A, WEW_v2.0, whole genome shotgun sequence genomic DNA carries:
- the LOC119302224 gene encoding uncharacterized protein LOC119302224, with protein sequence MLQSKRAGDALTENLAESSEKNRRICTGGAETLDLLISGYIHSDVNSEEPIDSFSDSSRSVWSELSKEVTSKISRNVVSLALSDGHAVLFACSGIALRSGRYVTSFLTSASLVRAFNDINREGHNTLKIEVRRNGEVAKGLLKSYDSDQGIVIVQVLFVTLGVHPVDLSLQVEFLPCRKVVAVTRADSDTLMATSGILAVDSSGSEDGKQLMFSTCEISEAWEGGPLFDYDGNFVGLNLSLVGERIYFMPRSIIIERLEELLPKKEAKTFRNVEIQREVQPWPYCTYPSDRSGDLDSLGYPKPSSTVVSEGLVLVNTFEETFGDVYDSGKGVWSQLTNMGSHSLPRRVVSLASFIGERRFFVCTGLFIDWNGCTPILTSASLVRDPKDGNKIAEKLKIEVLLPNKERKEGKLQHYDLYYNVALIVVEDYRCLRPARIHDDWWNHFTLEDPNVVAVGCCFKSGRLMATHGRRTCWSGTLDYRDLRYSSCKITKAGIGGPLLDFNGRFIGMNFYDKKIGTPFIFRDCIIRVLANFVEKRSFDEVGSDRPIRWPVPIPCWRHPDDELKDSLPPGHGEKSGMFGFSYVDGVRVDNH encoded by the exons ATGCTGCAAAGTAAGAGAGCTGGTGATGCTCTAACAGAAAATCTCGCAGAAAGCTCCGAAAAGAATAGGAGAATCTGCACTGGCGGAGCAGAGACACTTGATTTGTTGATTTCAG GTTACATACATTCAGATGTCAATTCGGAAGAGCCGATTGACAGCTTTAGTGACTCTAGCCGAAGTGTTTGGAGTGAGCTCAGTAAAGAAGTCACTTCAAAAATTTCTAGAAATGTTGTCTCCCTTGCTTTGTCAGATG GACATGCGGTGTTATTTGCATGCTCAGGCATAGCCTTGCGAAGCGGGCGGTATGTGACAAGCTTTCTGACCTCAGCAAGTTTGGTTAGAGCTTTCAATGATATTAACAGAGAAGGCCATAATACCTTGAAA ATCGAAGTGCGTCGCAACGGTGAGGTTGCCAAAGGGTTGTTGAAAAGCTATGATTCGGATCAGGGGATTGTTATTGTCCAAGTACTGTTTGTCACTCTTGGTGTTCATCCAGTGGATCTCAGTCTTCAGGTGGAATTTCTTCCCTGTAGGAAGGTAGTAGCTGTCACACGTGCCGATTCTGACACATTAATGGCCACAAGTGGGATACTTGCTGTTGATTCAAGTGGATCTGAAGATGGCAAACAGCTTATGTTCTCCACTTGTGAAATCTCTGAG GCTTGGGAAGGTGGGCCGCTTTTTGATTATGATGGGAACTTTGTTGGCTTGAACCTTTCTTTGGTTGGGGAAAGAATTTATTTCATGCCAAGGAGTATAATTATCGAACGCTTGGAGGAACTTCTGCCAAAAAAGGAAGCTAAGACGTTCAG GAATGTAGAAATACAGAGAGAGGTGCAGCCCTGGCCCTATTGCACCTATCCAAGCG ACAGATCTGGGGATCTAGACTCCTTGGGTTATCCAAAGCCATCATCGACTGTTGTCAGTG AGGGCTTGGTTTTGGTTAATACCTTCGAAGAGACTTTTGGTGACGTATATGATTCTGGTAAAGGTGTCTGGAGCCAACTCACAAATATGGGTTCTCATAGTTTACCTCGACGGGTTGTCTCACTCGCTTCATTCATCG GAGAAAGGAGGTTTTTCGTGTGCACAGGCTTATTTATTGACTGGAATGGATGCACCCCCATTCTGACTTCAGCGAGTTTGGTTAGGGATCCTAAAGATGGAAACAAGATTGCTGAAAAGTTGAAG ATTGAAGTTTTGCTTCCAAACAAAGAGCGCAAAGAAGGGAAATTGCAACATTATGATTTATACTATAATGTTGCTCTCATCGTTGTCGAGGATTACCGTTGTCTTCGTCCAGCTAGAATTCATGATGATTGGTGGAATCATTTTACATTGGAAGATCCCAATGTAGTAGCTGTGGGGTGCTGTTTCAAATCTGGCAGGTTAATGGCTACACATGGAAGACGAACCTGCTGGTCAGGCACGCTTGATTACAGAGATCTTAGGTACTCCAGTTGTAAGATTACAAAG GCTGGGATTGGTGGTCCTCTGCTTGACTTTAATGGGAGATTTATTGGCATGAACTTCTATGATAAGAAAATAGGAACCCCATTCATATTTAGGGACTGTATTATTCGAGTGCTGGCAAATTTTGTGGAAAAAAG GTCTTTTGATGAAGTTGGCAGCGATAGACCAATCAG GTGGCCTGTGCCCATACCGTGTTGGCGCCATCCGGACGATGAGCTCAAAGATTCGCTCCCACCTGGCCATGGGGAAAAATCTGGGATGTTCGGATTCTCATATGTGGATGGAGTTAGAGTCGACAACCATTAG